A window of Alphaproteobacteria bacterium 33-17 genomic DNA:
AGGTTGGAGCGTCCGGAACTGTATATACTAAAGATTTTGGTGTTGATATGCTAGTAAAGCGTTATAACAACCCAAATTATGAGGATATTTGGGAAGCGTCGGATTTCAAAGTAACCGAGATAGCCCAAAATAATTATCTGCTTACATATATACTTGTCCAAAATCATACAAGACGTACTAGAAGATCCACTATTTGGCGTAAAGTTAAGGATAATTGGAAAATACTCTATCATCAAGGAACTGTAATAAGTGGAGAGACAATATGAATAAAGTAATTATCATAAACGGGCCGTCTTGTGCTGGAAAAACTAGTATAGCTAAAGAAATATGCAGGCAATCTGGTAATAAATTTGCCCATCTTCAAATAGACAGAACTGCTGAATATTCTGGCACAATTTTTCCTCAAGGTTTTGAGTTTGCTAAAAATGAAGTTGGTACCGAAAGTAATGATGATGGCCAAAGTTTATTTAATAATAATCGTTTGGCTAGAAGAAAAATTGTTGCATCAATATTACTTGCGACAAGCAGAGAATTATTAAATCAAGGTATAAGCGTTGTAATTGATACAGCTTTAGATGGCCCTGATGCTAAAGATTTAGCCATATATTACCTAAAATACCTCAAAAACTATGATACAAAATTTATAGGAATTTACTGTCCATTAGAGGAAAGATTCAAAAGGCTTAAAACCAGAACCGATAATCTACATTTAACAGAAGATTTCGTAAGAAAGCAAACCGAAGTTTATAATGTCTTTGAGCTAAATAAAGATTTATATCATACTTGGTTTGATAGCTCGAAATTAAATGCTGAGCAAATAGCAGCAAAAATACTAAACGATGATAAATCTATAGAGATTGATAAAATTACACTTAGAAGTTCTATTAAATCAGATATTGATAACCTTGTAACACTCTCAAAAATGAAGCGTCTTAATTATGAAAAAGCGCAGCCTATATTTTGGCGCTATGCAGGTGAAGGCGGGGACAATAAGCAAAAAGAATGGTTTACAGAGCTTTTAGAAAAGCAAGATTATTTAATGCTTACAGCAGAAGGCAAAGATAAAGAAATTATGGGCTTTATTATCGGTAGACTTATTCCAGCTCCTGAAGTGTATGACCCAGGCGGATTAACACTTATGATTGACGATTTTTATGTTAAATCAGAAACTTTATGGAAAACAGTAGGTAGTGAATTACTTGAAAAAATTAAGCTTGAAGCAAAATCTAAAGCTGCTGTGCAGATCCTTGTTGTATGCGGCGCCCATGACGAACCTAAGCGTAAGTTCTTAATTGGGCAGAAACTAACTATAGCTTCTGAATGGTTTGTGGGAGCGGTGTAATGATTAAAATCGATCTTTTAAAAAATCATCCTCAAGCAATACCAGTCCTTGCAAATATTTGGCATGAAGTTTTAGGGAAAATTTGGTTCCCAGAGCTTACAATTGAGGAAATAAAGTCGTTAACATATGATGAGCTGGGTTATCCAGATCAAATAACTTCATTCGTTGCATTGTATAATGATATTCCTGCAGGATTTTGTACATTTAAACTTAAGGAAGAGTTTCGTCCAGATTTAGGCCCCTGGCTTGCAGATGTAGTCGTTGATCCGAAATATCAAAAACAAGGAATCGGAAAAATGCTGGTTGATGTCGCATCCCTAAAAGCAAAAGAACTTGACTTCAAGAAGTTGTACTTATTTACTTTCGACCCCACCATACCCGATTATTATGAAAAACTTGGATGGAAAAAAATTGGAATGGATGAATTTAAATCACATCCTGTAACGGTTATGGAAATAACATTATGACTGGCGATAGAATATCAATTTTAACTGCAAAAAAGCTTATTCAGGAACAGTTTCCAGAATACGCCAATTTAACAATTACTGAAGTTGAAAAACAAGGTCATGATAACCGCACATATAGACTTGGTGATGATATGCTTATCCGTATGCCTACAGCAGAGGAATACGCATTAAAGGTCAGTATAGAGCAAGAGTTGTTACCAAAGCTTGCACCATTTTTAAGCGTAAGTATCCCAGCGCCTATTAAAATGGGAAGACCCTCTAATGATTATCCATACGCATTTTCTATATACAAATGGCTTCCTGGAAAAAGCCTAAACTTCATGAATTTAAGTACAGAAGAAAAAGAGGTTCTAGCTTTTGATTTAGCTAAATTTCTTAAAGAATTGCAGGCGATCAAAGGTGTTCCAGAACTTGCCCCAGGCCAGCATAACTGGTGGCGGGGAGATCATGTTAGCGTTTATGATAAAAATGCTCGTGAGCAAATATCAAAGCTAGTTGGTATTATAGACGATGAAAAAGCCATGAAATTATGGGAAAGAGCCTGTAATACAAAGTGGAACCATAACCCATTTTGGGTTCATGGTGATTTTGCAATTGGTAATATTTTGATGCAAAACGGGAAGCTTTCAGCTGTAATTGACTTTGGTTCTACTGCAACCGGTGACCCCGCATGCGACCTTGTAATTGCTTGGACTTAT
This region includes:
- a CDS encoding GNAT family N-acetyltransferase, translated to MIKIDLLKNHPQAIPVLANIWHEVLGKIWFPELTIEEIKSLTYDELGYPDQITSFVALYNDIPAGFCTFKLKEEFRPDLGPWLADVVVDPKYQKQGIGKMLVDVASLKAKELDFKKLYLFTFDPTIPDYYEKLGWKKIGMDEFKSHPVTVMEITL
- a CDS encoding acetyltransferase, which gives rise to MTGDRISILTAKKLIQEQFPEYANLTITEVEKQGHDNRTYRLGDDMLIRMPTAEEYALKVSIEQELLPKLAPFLSVSIPAPIKMGRPSNDYPYAFSIYKWLPGKSLNFMNLSTEEKEVLAFDLAKFLKELQAIKGVPELAPGQHNWWRGDHVSVYDKNAREQISKLVGIIDDEKAMKLWERACNTKWNHNPFWVHGDFAIGNILMQNGKLSAVIDFGSTATGDPACDLVIAWTYFEGKARDIFVNTINMDDNTWIRTRAWALWKATFVLCNIVNKDSVEALEKKKIIEEVLKDL